Below is a genomic region from Telmatobacter sp. DSM 110680.
CATGCTGATGCGCCACGTAGCTGCGCGGGCGTGCAGCGCGGCTACCTGTGGGGCATCACGCTTTAGTTTGAGAGAGAGTGTCTCGGCAACGGCTTCGCGCGTGAGGTCATCTTCGGTGGGTCCGAGGCCGCCCATGATGATAACGATGTCAGTGCGGCCGAGGGCGTTACGAATTACGCCGACCAGATCTTTCTTGCGGTCGCCGACGATGGTTTTGAAGGAGACGGTGACGCCAATTTCGTTGAGCTTTTCAGTCAAGTAGAGGGAGTTGGTGTCTTGGCGGTACGGCGTGAGCATCTCGGAGCCGACTGCAATGATTTCAGATTTCATGGAAGCAGCTTCTAGCTCCTGGGCTTTTGCTTTTCAAATGGGGTCAAAGATGAAACGAAGATTTCAATTATCACGCGTCGACACATGCGCAACGAGTGACGAGAGCTAAAAGGCATTCATTCCTTCCACTCCCAAGTCCAAATCATAAACTGCATCATTGTCGGCGACCACAGTAGTGCCGAGTGGTGAGAACGCAACGCCAACGAGGTTGATTCCGGCCACAACGATGCTGGCGTGACCATCGGACGTGACGCGGACGAGACCGCGGCGTCCGTGAAGGCTTGCGGTTACGTAGATGTCGCCATTTTTGGCGATTGCGAGGCCCTGAGGACGACCGAGGCCGCGATACCAGGCGCGCGCCTCTCCATGAGTATTGATGGCGAAGATGGCGTCGTTGGATGAGAGCGTAGGTCCGGTTACGAAGAGCGTTCCCTCGGTATCGACCGCGAGGTGATAGGCCGAGACGCTCGGTTCGAGAGTGGCGTAGACGAAGATTTTGCGTTGAGAGTCTATTTTGAAGATCGTTCCACTGCGATCGCCAACGAAGAGATTGCCTTTACCGTCGAATGCGGCGCCTGTGGCTACGCCCATACCTTCAGCGTAAAGAGTGGACTCGCCGGCGCCGTCGATGCGGTAGACGTTGCCTTCGGCACGGGAGGTCACGAACAAATCGCCTTCAGGACTGAAAGCCAGGCCGGTTGCGTTGAGGATTCCTGAGGCGAAGGGCGTGCCGCGTCCATCGGGGCTTACGCGCACTACGGAAACGGGAGTTTGTTTTCCGCGCTGACCGGAGATGGTGGCGTAGATCATCCCCGAGCGGCTTACGGCGGGGTTTGTGACCGGGTGCAGACCGCTGGATAGCTCCCTGGCGATGTGGATGGGAGTGGCGTTGCTGACTCCAGCTGGCGTGCGGACCTCGACAAGCCCTGAAGTGGCATTTTCGGGAATGCGGAAGGCGACGCGCTGGGGCCGGCTCATGAGGACCTGTGCTGAATTCATACCCACGACAACTACCGGCGGGCCATAAGGATTGGGACCAAGGTTCGCGCCGACCAACTCCACCTCGCCCTTTGGCAGCGCTGCGGAAGGCACAATTTCGTCAATGCGCGGTTCGGGCGTCATCTCTTCTCGTGCAGATTGGATGCGGGTTCGCGGCATATCCATTCTCA
It encodes:
- a CDS encoding gluconolaconase, yielding MPRTRIQSAREEMTPEPRIDEIVPSAALPKGEVELVGANLGPNPYGPPVVVVGMNSAQVLMSRPQRVAFRIPENATSGLVEVRTPAGVSNATPIHIARELSSGLHPVTNPAVSRSGMIYATISGQRGKQTPVSVVRVSPDGRGTPFASGILNATGLAFSPEGDLFVTSRAEGNVYRIDGAGESTLYAEGMGVATGAAFDGKGNLFVGDRSGTIFKIDSQRKIFVYATLEPSVSAYHLAVDTEGTLFVTGPTLSSNDAIFAINTHGEARAWYRGLGRPQGLAIAKNGDIYVTASLHGRRGLVRVTSDGHASIVVAGINLVGVAFSPLGTTVVADNDAVYDLDLGVEGMNAF